The following coding sequences are from one Geothrix sp. window:
- a CDS encoding bacteriohemerythrin produces the protein MHDPALDRRKNGYFRILYMDFRSFWYRLILRRKDTPGAPARPKAATPGAHPQVEAKVGVGFTTGVPKLDDQHHEIREAILGLQKDLGRGVAAESLLHSLDALLQRMNDHFQYEESYLEHIKFPNLTHHKGEHDRFRIDARLLRDRLEAGEQGAALDLSSFLFNWFRRHTLEEDHTFAKGQRR, from the coding sequence ATGCACGACCCTGCGCTCGACCGTAGGAAGAACGGATACTTCCGGATCCTGTACATGGATTTCCGCTCCTTCTGGTACCGCCTCATCCTGAGGAGGAAGGACACCCCAGGCGCCCCCGCCAGGCCGAAGGCCGCGACCCCGGGGGCCCATCCGCAGGTCGAGGCCAAGGTTGGCGTGGGCTTCACGACGGGGGTACCCAAGCTCGACGACCAGCACCATGAGATCCGCGAGGCCATCCTGGGCCTCCAGAAGGACCTTGGCCGGGGCGTGGCCGCCGAATCCCTCCTCCATTCGCTGGACGCCCTGCTCCAGAGGATGAACGACCACTTCCAATACGAGGAGTCCTACCTGGAGCACATCAAGTTCCCGAACCTGACACATCACAAGGGGGAGCACGACCGCTTCAGGATCGATGCGCGTCTGCTGCGCGACCGGCTCGAGGCCGGCGAGCAGGGAGCCGCCCTGGACCTCTCATCGTTCCTCTTCAACTGGTTCCGCAGGCACACGCTGGAGGAGGACCACACCTTCGCGAAGGGGCAACGTCGCTGA
- a CDS encoding penicillin-binding protein 1A codes for MASNLASPSSPTRRWIRRFLLAFVAVVALGGVILGVSWSVLSRDADSFLTLFALRVPKTITKVLDQSGNVIGIFAEEHRVVIPYGDIPKAFINALVATEDTDFWEHGGVSTRGLLRSGANFVTSFGRRREGASTLTMQLIRTVTAKRQKRLDRKLKEIILARKLEKAYSKKQIMEMYANEVYFGGGRYGIEAAAEFYFGKSAPQLLPEECALLAGLVQNPNWYNPYNPDPKARAAAKSRRNHVFIRMVKEGYLKAAEASLLIEKPIRLARENAHEEAVAPYVVEEVRKYLYEKYGREQVLNGGLEVTTTVDSYWQEAANEAVRNGVKAVDRRRGFRKDAVQFVTDPETTQLNGWKRYFEEGDSVRGVILGWKGGKAQVRIGKVQLEVPETAFAWAGKDIQKLLPRGAAPLFTVKTANEGTPGTLELDQDPSVEGALMAVDPKTGEIRAMVGGYDFNRSKFNRATQALRQVGSTMKAYVYGAAFTAGKTPASMVNDVPTRFLDTVDYALISHPDGSSDFKPLRPGVKPYEPKNYERDFWGPIPIWEALRDSRNVPAVRTLEETGVLNVIDFARKCGVTGNIPPYPSMALGSGDFTLREMVRGYATIANGGLQAPPPFFIKKVTDRNGRVLESHGGAATEQVLDPQNTFQLIQCLQGVATSGTGARSNELEWPVAGKTGTTDDHTDGWFIGFSTRVVCGVWVGLDEKKTIFKGADGAKVALPIWIDFMKAALPTTEKEEFKVPDGMEWADIDRYTGLLATSATADRVLHLAFKPGTVPKSGSDAEAIRQVKEARDKANAQPMENRVWGRPKPVEETKPVDLNASDPNA; via the coding sequence ATGGCTTCCAACCTGGCTTCCCCCTCATCGCCCACCCGACGGTGGATCCGGCGGTTCCTCCTGGCCTTCGTCGCCGTCGTGGCACTGGGTGGCGTGATCCTCGGGGTGTCCTGGTCCGTGCTGTCCCGGGATGCCGACAGCTTCCTCACGCTCTTCGCCCTGCGCGTGCCGAAGACCATCACCAAGGTGCTGGACCAGAGCGGCAACGTGATCGGCATCTTCGCCGAGGAGCACCGGGTGGTGATCCCCTACGGCGACATCCCCAAGGCCTTCATCAACGCGCTGGTGGCCACCGAGGACACCGACTTCTGGGAGCACGGGGGCGTCTCGACCCGCGGCCTCCTCCGCTCCGGTGCGAACTTCGTCACCAGCTTCGGCCGCCGGCGCGAGGGGGCGTCCACGCTCACCATGCAGCTGATCCGCACCGTGACGGCCAAGCGGCAGAAGCGGCTGGACCGGAAGCTGAAGGAGATCATCCTCGCCCGCAAGCTGGAGAAGGCCTACTCCAAGAAGCAGATCATGGAGATGTACGCCAACGAGGTCTACTTCGGCGGCGGCCGCTACGGCATTGAGGCCGCGGCCGAGTTCTATTTCGGGAAGAGCGCCCCCCAGCTGCTGCCCGAGGAGTGCGCGCTGCTGGCGGGCCTCGTCCAGAATCCCAACTGGTACAACCCCTACAACCCCGATCCCAAGGCCCGCGCCGCCGCGAAATCCCGGCGCAACCACGTGTTCATCCGCATGGTCAAGGAGGGCTACCTGAAGGCCGCCGAGGCCAGCCTGCTCATCGAGAAGCCCATTCGGCTGGCCCGCGAGAACGCCCACGAAGAAGCGGTGGCGCCCTACGTGGTGGAGGAAGTGCGCAAGTACCTCTACGAGAAGTACGGCCGGGAGCAGGTCCTGAACGGGGGGCTGGAGGTCACCACCACCGTGGACAGCTACTGGCAAGAGGCCGCCAACGAGGCGGTGCGGAACGGTGTCAAGGCCGTGGACCGGCGCCGGGGTTTCCGCAAGGACGCCGTGCAGTTCGTGACCGACCCCGAGACCACCCAGCTGAACGGCTGGAAACGGTACTTCGAGGAGGGCGACAGTGTGCGGGGCGTGATCCTCGGCTGGAAGGGCGGCAAGGCCCAGGTGCGCATCGGCAAGGTCCAGCTCGAGGTGCCTGAGACCGCCTTCGCCTGGGCCGGGAAGGACATCCAGAAGCTGCTGCCGCGGGGCGCGGCGCCCCTCTTCACCGTGAAGACCGCCAATGAGGGCACGCCCGGGACCCTGGAACTCGACCAGGACCCCTCCGTGGAGGGCGCGCTGATGGCCGTGGATCCGAAGACCGGCGAGATCCGGGCCATGGTGGGCGGGTACGATTTCAACCGTTCCAAGTTCAACCGCGCCACCCAGGCCCTGCGCCAGGTGGGCTCCACCATGAAGGCCTATGTCTATGGGGCCGCCTTCACGGCCGGGAAGACTCCGGCCAGCATGGTCAACGACGTGCCGACGCGCTTCCTGGACACGGTGGACTACGCCCTGATCAGCCACCCGGACGGCAGCTCGGACTTCAAGCCCCTCCGCCCCGGCGTGAAGCCCTACGAGCCCAAGAACTACGAACGCGATTTCTGGGGGCCCATTCCCATCTGGGAGGCCCTGCGGGATTCCCGCAACGTTCCGGCCGTGCGCACCCTCGAAGAGACGGGCGTCCTGAACGTCATCGACTTCGCCCGCAAGTGCGGCGTCACCGGCAACATCCCGCCCTATCCCAGCATGGCGCTGGGTTCCGGGGACTTCACCCTCCGGGAGATGGTCCGGGGCTACGCCACCATCGCCAACGGCGGCCTCCAGGCGCCGCCGCCCTTCTTCATCAAGAAGGTCACAGACCGCAATGGCCGCGTACTGGAGAGCCACGGCGGCGCCGCCACCGAACAGGTGCTGGATCCCCAGAACACCTTCCAGCTGATCCAGTGCCTGCAGGGCGTGGCCACCAGCGGCACCGGCGCCCGCAGCAACGAGCTGGAATGGCCCGTGGCCGGCAAGACCGGCACCACGGACGACCACACGGACGGCTGGTTCATCGGCTTCTCCACCCGGGTGGTCTGTGGGGTCTGGGTGGGGCTGGACGAGAAGAAGACGATCTTCAAGGGTGCCGACGGGGCCAAGGTGGCCCTGCCCATCTGGATCGACTTCATGAAGGCAGCGCTCCCCACCACGGAGAAGGAGGAATTCAAGGTGCCCGACGGCATGGAGTGGGCGGACATCGACCGCTACACCGGCCTGCTGGCCACCTCCGCCACGGCGGACCGCGTGCTGCACCTGGCCTTCAAGCCTGGCACCGTGCCCAAGTCCGGCAGCGATGCCGAGGCCATCCGGCAGGTGAAGGAGGCGCGGGACAAGGCCAACGCCCAGCCCATGGAGAACCGCGTCTGGGGCCGGCCCAAGCCGGTCGAGGAGACCAAGCCCGTGGACCTGAACGCCAGCGACCCGAACGCCTGA
- a CDS encoding NAD(+)/NADH kinase, translating to MPQRLILVAKVKSPHLGSTLREALPVFLDRGWEVLGEPGLEEAWAQAGLDPARLHIDLDLGAGDAPADLCLVLGGDGTLLYAARRVGLRGTPILGINLGSLGFLTAHPVSGAREAVEAFLAGALLPDVRPMLETELWRQGTLLARQSVLNDAVLAKGALARIMDMRLRIGDQDAGPMKADGLIIATPTGSTAYSLSAGGPILHPSLEAFVIAPICPHTLTLRPSVVPASLPISITLEDAEDAHLTLDGQVGHRVLPGDEVRLRQAKTRITLLQRPALHFFALLQQKLHWGDR from the coding sequence ATGCCCCAGCGACTCATCCTCGTGGCCAAGGTCAAGTCCCCGCACCTGGGTTCCACCCTGCGGGAGGCCCTGCCGGTCTTCCTGGATCGGGGCTGGGAGGTCCTCGGCGAGCCCGGTCTCGAGGAGGCCTGGGCCCAGGCCGGACTGGACCCGGCCCGGCTGCACATCGACCTGGACCTGGGCGCCGGAGACGCGCCGGCCGACCTCTGCCTGGTGCTGGGCGGCGACGGCACCCTGCTCTACGCGGCCCGTCGGGTGGGCCTGCGGGGCACCCCCATCCTCGGGATCAACCTGGGCTCCCTGGGCTTCCTCACGGCCCATCCGGTGTCGGGTGCGCGGGAGGCCGTGGAGGCCTTCCTGGCCGGAGCGCTCCTGCCGGACGTACGTCCCATGCTGGAGACCGAGCTTTGGCGCCAGGGCACCCTCTTGGCCCGGCAGAGCGTGCTGAACGATGCCGTCCTGGCCAAGGGGGCTCTGGCCCGCATCATGGACATGCGCCTGCGCATCGGCGACCAGGACGCCGGCCCCATGAAGGCGGACGGCCTCATCATCGCCACGCCCACGGGCTCCACGGCCTACTCGTTGTCGGCGGGCGGGCCCATCCTGCATCCGAGCCTCGAGGCCTTCGTGATCGCGCCCATCTGCCCGCACACCCTCACGCTGCGGCCCTCGGTGGTGCCGGCCTCGCTGCCCATCTCCATCACCCTGGAGGATGCCGAAGACGCCCACCTCACACTGGACGGCCAGGTGGGCCACCGAGTGCTGCCCGGTGACGAGGTCAGGCTGCGCCAGGCGAAGACGCGGATCACCCTCCTGCAGCGGCCTGCGCTGCACTTCTTCGCCCTGCTCCAGCAGAAGCTGCACTGGGGGGATCGTTAG
- the vorB gene encoding 3-methyl-2-oxobutanoate dehydrogenase subunit VorB yields the protein MALKERPKPFLLPDYCKGCGRCLDACAKDCITLSDQINPMTGLVPVELDLTDCNACGMCMDACPEPYGLRPAHEGVIEDFELEDPAKLFGVKPSEAPEPTDIPNETLPLPRTEPLVIKGTYASAVGAILAGCRHVYGYPITPSTEGAELMAKFLPKLDGTFIQAVSEVAAVNMMYGTAGAGLPTMTFTSSPGFSLMLEGVSYMIGAELPGVFVDVMRGGPGLGNIAPEQSDIKLACHGLGHGNTQAITLAPSTSQEMLDLTILAFELSFKYRNPVILLGDGYLGQMTGKVQLPETMIKPGIPKWAVYGDAMHRKNLISSIFLTESDLEAHNHHLNAKYEAMKVEARAESFLCDDAEVVLIACNTPARTAKGAVQDLRNQGIKAGLFRPITLWPFPVEELKAAIHGAERIVVVEASAGQLEDEVRLALSKAGVRQFPELENVRRMGGVLPQQSEIMTRVLGRKEVLA from the coding sequence ATGGCCCTCAAAGAACGACCGAAACCCTTCCTTCTGCCGGACTATTGCAAGGGCTGCGGCCGTTGCCTGGATGCCTGCGCCAAGGACTGCATCACGCTCAGCGACCAGATCAACCCCATGACCGGGTTGGTGCCGGTGGAGCTGGATCTGACGGACTGCAACGCCTGCGGCATGTGCATGGATGCCTGCCCCGAGCCCTACGGCCTGCGCCCCGCCCATGAGGGCGTGATCGAGGACTTCGAGCTGGAGGATCCCGCCAAGCTCTTCGGCGTGAAGCCCAGCGAGGCGCCCGAGCCCACGGACATCCCCAACGAGACCCTGCCCCTGCCCCGCACGGAGCCCCTGGTCATCAAGGGCACCTACGCCTCGGCCGTGGGCGCCATCCTGGCTGGCTGCCGCCACGTCTACGGCTACCCCATCACGCCCTCCACCGAAGGCGCCGAGCTCATGGCGAAGTTCCTGCCCAAGCTCGACGGCACCTTCATCCAGGCCGTGAGCGAAGTGGCCGCCGTGAACATGATGTACGGCACCGCTGGCGCCGGCCTGCCCACCATGACCTTCACCTCGTCACCCGGCTTCAGCCTGATGCTGGAAGGCGTCTCCTACATGATCGGCGCGGAGCTGCCCGGCGTCTTCGTGGACGTCATGCGCGGCGGACCCGGCCTGGGCAACATCGCCCCCGAGCAGTCCGACATCAAGCTGGCCTGCCACGGGCTCGGCCACGGCAACACCCAGGCCATCACCCTGGCGCCCTCCACCTCCCAGGAGATGCTCGACCTCACCATCCTGGCCTTCGAGCTGAGCTTCAAGTACCGCAACCCGGTGATCCTGCTGGGCGACGGCTACCTGGGCCAAATGACCGGCAAGGTGCAGCTGCCCGAAACCATGATCAAGCCCGGCATCCCCAAGTGGGCGGTCTACGGCGACGCCATGCACCGCAAGAACCTCATCTCCTCGATCTTCCTCACCGAGTCCGATCTCGAGGCCCACAACCACCACCTCAACGCCAAGTACGAGGCCATGAAGGTGGAGGCCCGCGCCGAGTCCTTCCTCTGCGACGACGCCGAGGTGGTGCTCATCGCCTGCAACACACCCGCCCGCACCGCCAAGGGCGCCGTGCAGGACCTGCGCAACCAGGGCATCAAGGCCGGTCTGTTCCGGCCCATCACCCTCTGGCCCTTCCCCGTGGAAGAGCTGAAGGCCGCCATCCACGGCGCCGAGCGCATCGTGGTGGTGGAAGCCAGCGCCGGGCAGCTGGAGGATGAGGTCCGCCTCGCCCTCAGCAAGGCCGGCGTCCGCCAGTTCCCCGAGCTCGAAAACGTCCGCCGCATGGGCGGTGTCCTGCCTCAGCAAAGCGAGATCATGACCCGGGTCCTGGGCCGGAAGGAGGTGCTCGCATGA
- a CDS encoding 2-oxoacid:acceptor oxidoreductase family protein, whose translation MSKTSVIYDKFERHSHGEGLKGHATHYCPGCGHGLAHKFLAEAIDALGIQDRTVAVSPVGCSVFLYYYFDVGNTQAAHGRAPVVALGHKFANPESVVISYQGDGDLASIGLAETVATAQLGAPITVIFINNAIYGMTGGQMAPTTLMGQSSSTSPSGRNEYNGQPMKMAELIAGLDGPVYVERVALFDAKQRIKAKKAIQKAIKLQVEGRGYSFIEVLAECPTHLKMTPEETEKWVKECMEPVYPLGVKKDLTVEPWFHRNAPCFKGEKILALTGASTEHPERFCKGFPTGLDLNDVSLKLAGSGGDGAQTAAMLIARAAISEGFDATHIPSYGPESRGGTSYADVHVAETEVLNPGSPDPQILLAFNAPSLAKFGPTVRKGGYVIYDSSVVTEAPVLDPSIKVFPVPFTGIATDLGKAVVKNIVALGALQAATNIFPKDTFLGAIRVALKDKCALIPLNEEAFNWGIKSVEALDQ comes from the coding sequence ATGAGCAAGACCAGCGTCATCTACGACAAGTTCGAGCGCCATTCCCACGGTGAGGGCCTCAAGGGCCACGCCACCCACTACTGCCCCGGCTGCGGCCACGGCCTCGCCCACAAGTTCCTGGCGGAAGCCATCGATGCCCTGGGCATCCAGGACCGCACGGTGGCCGTGAGCCCCGTGGGCTGCTCCGTGTTCCTCTACTACTACTTCGACGTGGGCAACACGCAGGCCGCCCATGGCCGTGCGCCCGTGGTGGCGCTGGGCCACAAGTTCGCCAACCCCGAGAGCGTGGTCATCAGCTACCAGGGTGACGGCGACCTGGCCTCCATCGGCCTCGCCGAAACCGTGGCCACGGCCCAGCTCGGCGCCCCCATCACCGTCATCTTCATCAACAATGCCATCTACGGCATGACCGGTGGCCAGATGGCCCCGACCACCCTGATGGGCCAGTCCAGCTCCACCAGCCCCTCGGGCCGCAACGAGTACAACGGCCAGCCCATGAAGATGGCCGAGCTCATCGCGGGCCTCGATGGCCCCGTCTACGTCGAGCGCGTGGCTCTCTTCGACGCCAAGCAGCGCATCAAGGCGAAGAAGGCCATCCAGAAGGCCATCAAGCTCCAGGTGGAAGGCCGCGGCTACTCCTTCATCGAGGTGCTGGCCGAGTGCCCCACCCACCTGAAGATGACCCCCGAGGAAACCGAGAAGTGGGTCAAGGAGTGCATGGAGCCCGTGTATCCCCTCGGCGTGAAGAAGGACCTCACCGTCGAGCCCTGGTTCCACCGCAACGCCCCCTGCTTCAAGGGCGAGAAGATCCTGGCCCTCACCGGTGCCAGCACCGAGCATCCCGAGCGTTTCTGCAAGGGCTTCCCCACGGGGCTTGATCTGAATGATGTTTCCCTGAAGCTGGCCGGTTCCGGCGGCGACGGCGCCCAGACCGCGGCCATGCTCATCGCCCGGGCCGCCATCAGCGAAGGATTCGACGCCACCCACATCCCCAGCTACGGCCCCGAAAGCCGCGGCGGCACGTCCTACGCCGACGTGCACGTGGCCGAGACGGAAGTGCTCAATCCCGGTTCGCCCGATCCCCAGATCCTGCTGGCCTTCAATGCGCCCAGCCTGGCCAAGTTCGGCCCCACCGTGCGCAAGGGCGGCTACGTGATCTACGACAGCTCCGTGGTCACCGAAGCCCCCGTGCTGGATCCCAGCATCAAGGTCTTCCCCGTGCCCTTCACGGGCATCGCCACCGACCTGGGCAAGGCCGTGGTGAAGAACATCGTGGCCCTGGGCGCCCTGCAGGCCGCCACGAACATCTTCCCCAAGGACACCTTCCTCGGTGCCATCCGTGTGGCCCTGAAGGACAAGTGCGCCCTGATCCCCCTCAATGAGGAAGCGTTCAACTGGGGCATCAAGTCGGTGGAAGCGCTCGACCAGTAG
- the truB gene encoding tRNA pseudouridine(55) synthase TruB, producing the protein MIEAGIHLVHKTVGQSSFDVIRGFKRRAFEAGQKKLALGHGGTLDPFADGLLLVLAGQATRLMELMHPLPKTYVAEVAWGVETDTCDLQGLPLSEGDASQLTPAALDAALTPFLGWTEQVPPATSAKKIDGEAAYKKAHRGEVVLMKPSRVFLLSARWIRHDLPRRSTLEITCRGGFYVRSLARDLGRSLGCGAHLAALRRTAIGPWGDPGLDQERLLTGVDLLPWCPSRLLSDEEADHLSHGRAVPVGESQPASWALPEGFPDPGAPLRALHGGRLVALLKPAGEGLRTFANLRGGL; encoded by the coding sequence ATGATCGAAGCCGGCATCCACCTCGTCCACAAGACCGTGGGCCAGAGCAGCTTCGACGTGATCCGCGGCTTCAAGCGCCGGGCCTTCGAGGCGGGCCAGAAGAAACTGGCCCTGGGCCACGGCGGCACCCTGGATCCCTTCGCCGACGGGCTGCTGCTGGTGCTGGCCGGCCAGGCCACGCGGCTCATGGAGCTGATGCATCCGCTCCCCAAGACCTACGTCGCGGAAGTGGCCTGGGGCGTGGAGACCGACACCTGCGACCTGCAGGGACTTCCCCTGTCGGAGGGAGATGCCTCGCAGCTCACTCCCGCTGCCCTGGACGCGGCCCTGACGCCCTTCCTGGGCTGGACGGAGCAGGTGCCCCCCGCCACCAGCGCCAAGAAGATCGACGGCGAGGCGGCGTACAAGAAGGCGCACCGGGGCGAGGTGGTGCTGATGAAGCCGAGCCGCGTCTTCCTGTTGTCCGCCCGGTGGATCCGCCACGATCTGCCGCGGCGCAGCACGCTGGAGATCACCTGCCGGGGCGGCTTCTACGTGCGCAGCCTGGCCCGGGATCTGGGCCGGAGCCTGGGTTGTGGCGCCCACCTCGCGGCGCTCCGCCGCACCGCCATCGGACCCTGGGGCGACCCCGGCCTGGACCAGGAGCGGCTGCTGACGGGCGTGGACCTGCTGCCCTGGTGCCCTTCACGGTTGCTGTCCGACGAGGAGGCCGACCACCTCAGCCATGGCCGAGCCGTCCCGGTCGGCGAGTCCCAGCCCGCCAGCTGGGCCCTGCCCGAAGGCTTTCCCGATCCCGGCGCACCCCTCCGCGCGTTGCACGGGGGTCGGCTCGTGGCCCTGCTCAAGCCCGCCGGGGAGGGCCTGAGGACCTTCGCCAACCTGCGGGGCGGGTTGTAG
- the rbfA gene encoding 30S ribosome-binding factor RbfA, with translation MQRPERLEDQVHFLLSTLVQRELRDPELGFVTLTAVRLSPDRSVAKVYFTVLPANGGDQEAQDSLTRKALGRAAGFLRSQLAARLKMKRVPELRFFPDSTLEAGNHLETLLSEIEKERAARPAEPEEGATEA, from the coding sequence ATGCAACGCCCAGAACGCCTCGAAGACCAGGTCCATTTCCTCCTGTCCACGCTCGTGCAGCGGGAGCTGCGCGACCCGGAGCTCGGCTTCGTGACCCTCACGGCCGTCCGCCTCTCGCCGGATCGCAGCGTGGCCAAGGTCTATTTCACGGTGCTGCCGGCCAATGGTGGCGATCAGGAAGCGCAGGACTCGCTCACCCGCAAGGCCCTGGGCCGGGCGGCGGGCTTCCTGCGCAGCCAGCTGGCCGCCCGCCTCAAGATGAAGCGGGTGCCCGAACTGCGCTTCTTTCCGGACAGCACCCTGGAAGCGGGCAATCACCTGGAGACGCTCCTGTCGGAGATCGAGAAGGAGCGGGCAGCCAGGCCCGCGGAGCCTGAAGAAGGCGCGACGGAAGCCTGA
- a CDS encoding class I SAM-dependent methyltransferase yields MAEWFETWFDEDYARLYAHRDAEEARVALGRAMRVAPELAQGPVLDLACGAGRHLEILRRANPMAFGMDLSRPLLQMAPGGLRPWLLRGDMRRIPVKDGSLHGICLWFTPFGYFDDEENRALMMRLGALLENNGVLVMDYLNADLVARTLVPEETVERGIIRAQSRRSLEGDRLVKRMVLTRTDTGEVRDVLESVRLYHPTELQEMAVRAGLRLRRVMGTYAGEAFTDDSPRWIGVFEKAW; encoded by the coding sequence TTGGCCGAGTGGTTCGAAACCTGGTTTGACGAGGACTACGCCCGTCTCTACGCCCACCGGGACGCGGAGGAGGCGCGCGTGGCCCTGGGCCGGGCCATGCGGGTGGCCCCCGAGCTGGCCCAGGGGCCCGTCCTCGATCTGGCCTGTGGCGCGGGCCGGCACCTGGAGATCCTGCGGCGGGCGAACCCCATGGCCTTCGGAATGGACCTCTCCCGCCCCCTCCTGCAGATGGCCCCGGGCGGCCTCCGCCCCTGGCTGCTCCGGGGCGACATGCGCCGCATTCCGGTGAAGGACGGCTCCCTGCATGGAATCTGCCTCTGGTTCACCCCCTTCGGGTATTTCGATGATGAGGAGAACCGGGCGCTGATGATGCGCCTGGGCGCCCTGCTGGAGAACAACGGCGTGCTGGTGATGGACTACCTCAACGCCGACCTGGTGGCCCGCACCCTGGTGCCCGAGGAGACGGTGGAGCGCGGGATCATCCGGGCCCAGAGCCGCCGGTCGCTGGAGGGGGACCGCCTCGTGAAGCGCATGGTGCTCACCCGCACGGACACGGGTGAGGTGCGCGACGTGCTGGAGAGCGTGCGGCTCTACCATCCCACGGAGCTCCAGGAGATGGCCGTGCGCGCGGGCCTGCGCCTCCGGCGCGTCATGGGCACCTACGCTGGCGAGGCCTTCACCGACGACAGCCCGCGCTGGATCGGGGTTTTCGAGAAGGCGTGGTGA